In a genomic window of Streptomyces katrae:
- a CDS encoding ABC transporter substrate-binding protein, with product MNKRTLHAVATALAATLALGTAGCSTGSHSGGSRQDKDVKNSALANAGATVGGTPQKGGTLTVLSDQDFTHLDPARNWVIGDMDFGTRLLYRTLVTYKPEPGTKGGELVPDLAEDLGVSSNGAKTWTFRLKKGLTYEDGTPITAQDVKYNVERSFSPDLPGGPDYAARYLAGAEGYRGPAQGQHLDSVKTPDDHTIVFELRKPFAEFPNATVLPTFAPVPPAQDKGPQYDSRPFSSGPYKIESYDRDKRLVLVRNPHWDPATDTVRKAYPDRLVVVMGLRANQIDDRLIASEGVDASAVSWGKLRPESTPKVLTKADVRARLLAESSNCTEMVQMHTGRAPFDNVLVRRAVQYALDREAVLTASGGPALNDPATALMPGTLFGGKQPDTLGIPATGDVNKAKQLLKEAGKPDGFTTSITVSNGDKGVAEAVQQSLGRAGIKVTIEAVDPSAFYDTIGDTRNRTDLVYTGWCPDYPSGSTFLPFLFDGRYIKEKGNSGNHSLFRDEATMKRMDEIAGMTDTAQANAAWRQLDGEILAKAPTAPAVIERMPLLIGTNVAGAFGHTSFGGQLDYATIGLKNPARSGS from the coding sequence ATGAACAAGCGCACTCTCCACGCCGTCGCCACCGCCTTGGCGGCGACCCTCGCACTCGGCACGGCCGGCTGTTCCACCGGCAGCCACTCCGGCGGCAGTCGGCAGGACAAGGACGTGAAGAACTCCGCCCTCGCCAACGCGGGGGCTACCGTCGGCGGCACTCCGCAGAAGGGCGGCACGCTGACCGTCCTGTCCGACCAGGACTTCACCCACCTCGACCCGGCCCGCAACTGGGTCATCGGCGACATGGACTTCGGCACCCGGCTGCTCTACCGCACCCTGGTGACGTACAAGCCGGAACCGGGCACGAAGGGCGGAGAGCTGGTCCCCGACCTCGCCGAGGACCTCGGTGTCTCCTCCAACGGCGCCAAGACCTGGACCTTCAGGCTGAAGAAGGGCCTCACCTACGAGGACGGCACCCCGATCACCGCCCAGGACGTCAAGTACAACGTGGAGCGGTCCTTCTCCCCCGACCTGCCCGGCGGCCCGGACTACGCCGCCCGCTACCTGGCCGGCGCCGAGGGCTACCGGGGCCCCGCCCAGGGGCAGCACCTCGACTCCGTCAAGACCCCGGACGACCACACGATCGTCTTCGAACTCCGCAAGCCCTTCGCGGAATTCCCCAACGCCACCGTCCTGCCCACCTTCGCCCCGGTGCCCCCGGCCCAGGACAAGGGCCCCCAGTACGACAGCCGCCCGTTCTCCTCGGGCCCGTACAAGATCGAGTCCTACGACCGGGACAAGCGGCTGGTGCTGGTCCGCAACCCGCACTGGGACCCGGCGACGGACACCGTGCGCAAGGCGTACCCGGACAGGCTGGTCGTGGTGATGGGGCTGAGGGCCAACCAGATCGACGACCGGCTCATCGCCTCGGAGGGCGTGGACGCCTCTGCCGTCTCCTGGGGCAAGCTGCGCCCGGAGAGCACCCCCAAGGTGCTCACCAAGGCCGACGTCAGGGCGCGGCTGCTGGCCGAGTCGAGCAACTGCACCGAGATGGTGCAGATGCACACCGGCCGCGCCCCCTTCGACAACGTCCTGGTCCGGCGGGCCGTGCAGTACGCCCTGGACCGCGAAGCGGTGCTGACCGCCTCGGGCGGCCCGGCCCTGAACGACCCGGCCACCGCGCTCATGCCGGGCACGCTCTTCGGCGGCAAGCAGCCCGACACGCTGGGGATCCCGGCCACGGGTGACGTGAACAAGGCGAAGCAGCTGCTGAAGGAGGCGGGCAAGCCCGACGGGTTCACGACCTCCATCACCGTCTCCAACGGGGACAAGGGCGTTGCCGAGGCGGTCCAGCAGTCCCTGGGCAGGGCGGGGATCAAGGTCACGATCGAGGCCGTCGACCCCTCGGCCTTCTACGACACCATCGGCGACACCAGGAACCGCACCGACCTCGTCTACACCGGCTGGTGCCCCGACTACCCCTCCGGCTCCACCTTCCTGCCCTTCCTCTTCGACGGCCGCTACATCAAGGAGAAGGGGAACTCCGGCAACCATTCGCTCTTCCGCGACGAGGCGACGATGAAGCGGATGGACGAGATCGCCGGCATGACCGACACCGCGCAGGCCAATGCGGCGTGGCGGCAGCTGGACGGGGAGATCCTCGCCAAGGCCCCGACGGCGCCCGCCGTCATCGAGCGCATGCCGCTGCTGATCGGCACCAACGTCGCGGGTGCCTTCGGCCACACGTCCTTCGGCGGCCAGCTCGACTACGCCACGATCGGGCTCAAGAACCCGGCGAGGAGCGGCAGCTGA
- a CDS encoding M6 family metalloprotease domain-containing protein: MRPIHRLATSRGLPAALAAALLLLLLVAPPAGATDSPSACAVRGTTGWTDEGHDTDYSVFRRPAGTLKVAMVFVDFPDARATEAPSEDSAQITPGADWLWYASYGKAWLAIDQYQRWVRMPRASTDYGFARGLDHETHEAYVKDAVAAADPYVDFSGYDMVYVVPTRNAAAISFTPTYVYQPGTAGVVADGRRISWAVTFGQDMWHWGAKLVAHETAHTFGLPDLYAFETGSDAHRFVGGWDVMGLIGGRGPQFLAWHSWKLGWTGDGQVVCRASKGSDTVYLTAVEYGSGTKLAVIRTGPTTAYVVESRRGIQADAGSCSTGALIYRIDASVRTGQGPVRVVDAKPAAAPAGGCRPLDDAPFWAGESFTDAAAGVRIDVLSADGYGETVRITKA; encoded by the coding sequence ATGAGACCCATCCACCGCCTGGCCACCTCGCGCGGGCTGCCGGCTGCTCTGGCCGCCGCACTGCTCCTCCTCCTGCTGGTGGCGCCGCCCGCCGGCGCCACTGACAGCCCGTCGGCCTGCGCCGTGCGCGGCACCACCGGCTGGACGGACGAGGGACACGACACGGACTACTCGGTGTTCCGGCGTCCCGCCGGGACGCTCAAGGTCGCCATGGTCTTCGTGGACTTCCCGGACGCGCGGGCCACCGAGGCCCCGAGCGAGGACTCGGCGCAGATCACGCCCGGGGCGGACTGGCTGTGGTACGCCTCGTACGGCAAGGCCTGGCTCGCGATCGACCAGTACCAGCGGTGGGTCCGCATGCCCCGCGCCTCCACCGACTACGGTTTCGCGCGCGGCCTGGACCACGAGACGCACGAGGCGTACGTCAAGGACGCGGTGGCGGCCGCCGATCCGTACGTGGACTTCTCCGGCTACGACATGGTGTACGTCGTGCCGACGCGCAACGCGGCGGCGATCTCCTTCACACCCACGTACGTGTACCAGCCGGGCACGGCGGGGGTGGTGGCCGACGGCCGCCGCATCTCGTGGGCGGTGACCTTCGGCCAGGACATGTGGCACTGGGGTGCCAAGCTGGTCGCCCACGAGACCGCCCACACCTTCGGGCTGCCCGACCTGTACGCCTTCGAGACGGGCAGCGACGCGCACCGCTTCGTCGGCGGCTGGGACGTGATGGGCCTGATCGGCGGCCGGGGGCCGCAGTTCCTCGCCTGGCACTCCTGGAAGCTCGGCTGGACCGGCGACGGCCAGGTCGTGTGCCGGGCCTCGAAAGGCAGCGACACGGTGTACCTCACGGCGGTCGAGTACGGCAGCGGCACCAAGCTGGCGGTGATCCGCACCGGCCCCACGACCGCGTACGTCGTCGAGTCGCGGCGCGGGATCCAGGCGGACGCGGGCTCCTGCTCGACCGGCGCCCTGATCTACCGGATCGACGCTTCCGTGCGGACCGGCCAGGGGCCGGTCAGGGTGGTGGACGCCAAGCCGGCCGCCGCACCCGCCGGCGGCTGCCGCCCGCTGGACGACGCCCCGTTCTGGGCCGGCGAGTCGTTCACCGACGCGGCGGCCGGGGTGCGGATCGACGTCCTCTCCGCTGACGGCTACGGCGAGACCGTACGCATCACGAAGGCGTAG
- a CDS encoding LysR family transcriptional regulator, with the protein MELEVRHLRVVCAIAEAGSLTRAAAALSMTQPGLSTQLRRIESMLGGVLFDRRRAGATPTAFGELVLARAHAVLPGIDALLADTARAARHLAAPDRVRIGSVGAPLIGHLVLAIGTLLPDAEVTSRCHYSPVTLLDELAAGRLEAAVLGDHPEQVLPPRDGVILTPLVTEPVFALLPATHPLAGREAVSLSELADHDWAMPRPDGDRTSEYWSSVCALVGRRPSAPHEAEGRQLIELVRAGLAVSLCQATFAQTPGLTVRPLAGNPLWYRHVLAWHHDGPLAPHGDAVLRTVAAGYLDTCAASPVYADWRRRHPDLARLPHAGPRGPDTAPDAAG; encoded by the coding sequence ATGGAACTGGAGGTACGGCACCTGCGTGTGGTGTGCGCGATCGCCGAGGCCGGCAGCCTCACGCGGGCCGCCGCCGCGCTGTCCATGACCCAGCCGGGCCTCAGCACGCAGTTGCGCCGCATCGAGTCGATGCTCGGCGGTGTCCTCTTCGACCGGCGGCGGGCCGGAGCCACGCCCACGGCCTTCGGCGAGCTGGTGCTGGCCCGGGCCCACGCCGTCCTGCCGGGCATCGACGCGCTCCTCGCCGACACCGCCCGCGCGGCCCGCCACCTGGCGGCCCCGGACCGGGTGCGCATCGGATCGGTCGGCGCTCCCCTCATCGGCCACCTCGTCCTGGCCATAGGAACGTTGCTGCCCGACGCCGAGGTGACGTCCCGATGCCACTACTCCCCCGTCACGCTCCTGGACGAACTCGCCGCCGGACGCCTGGAGGCGGCGGTCCTCGGCGACCACCCGGAGCAGGTCCTGCCCCCGCGCGACGGGGTGATCCTCACCCCCCTGGTCACCGAACCCGTCTTCGCCCTGCTGCCCGCGACCCACCCACTGGCCGGGCGGGAGGCCGTGTCCCTGAGCGAACTGGCCGACCACGACTGGGCGATGCCCCGGCCCGACGGCGACCGCACCAGCGAGTACTGGTCCTCCGTGTGCGCGCTGGTCGGCCGCCGCCCCTCCGCCCCGCACGAGGCCGAGGGACGCCAGCTGATCGAACTGGTCCGCGCGGGCCTGGCCGTCAGCCTCTGCCAGGCCACCTTCGCGCAAACCCCCGGCCTCACCGTCCGCCCCCTCGCGGGCAACCCGCTCTGGTACCGCCACGTCCTGGCCTGGCACCATGACGGCCCGCTGGCCCCCCACGGCGACGCCGTCCTGCGCACGGTGGCGGCCGGCTACCTGGACACCTGTGCCGCCAGCCCGGTCTACGCGGACTGGCGCCGCCGCCACCCGGACCTGGCCCGGCTCCCGCACGCCGGCCCCCGCGGCCCCGATACGGCACCGGATGCTGCTGGGTGA
- a CDS encoding non-ribosomal peptide synthetase has protein sequence MTSAVSNQSAGPGGRLSGWTGDVFEIPALTVHELFERAVRATGTGDGTGPETVAVVHGTRTVTYGELDRQADRVRDGLLDAGVASGDAVGLCLRRSPELFAAMLGVLKAGACYLPMDSADPDERLRHVVDQAGGIGAYVVDGSRDLPVGTARVLVLDEPWRAAAGEEGGGGGGGGRAVGQDAAAYVLHTSGSTGRPKSVALTHRSLVNMLLWHDRTRPGTCRSRTAQVCTASFDFSFHEIFSTLCFGGTLVVADDEVRRNPVALAGFLSEQHIERLFAPVTVLKQLAEAAAGGTAPLVLADVVTTGERLRVTPAMAELFGRSGARLHNHYGATEFQDAATHTLSGDPGSWPASVPIGRPIDNVRVYLLDAELRQVPVGAEGEVCVAGAGVARGYLGSPELTAERFVPDPYGDGLLYRTGDLGRATADGTIECLGRMDDQIKIQGMRVEPGEIEALLSARPDVHEAAVLAHELDGHPRLVAYLVLRKKARRDGATRRLHRHLAGLLPPYMMPDAYVVLDAMPLTPSGKTDRRRLTPPAVFERLQDAGPARPGSPTEQLVIEVWQDVLRLDSVGAEDNFFEIGGTSLHAVEVQDLLAGQLGLSVSAADIFRQQTVRELAAQLDRARTGTGHG, from the coding sequence ATGACCAGCGCAGTCAGCAACCAGTCGGCCGGCCCCGGGGGCCGCCTGAGCGGGTGGACCGGAGACGTCTTCGAGATACCTGCGCTCACCGTCCACGAGCTCTTCGAGCGCGCGGTCCGCGCAACGGGCACGGGGGACGGCACAGGTCCCGAGACGGTCGCCGTGGTCCACGGTACGCGCACAGTGACCTACGGCGAGCTCGACCGGCAGGCCGACCGCGTCCGGGACGGGCTGTTGGACGCCGGGGTCGCGAGCGGCGATGCGGTCGGCCTGTGCCTACGCCGTTCCCCCGAGCTCTTCGCCGCGATGCTGGGCGTCCTCAAGGCGGGTGCCTGCTACCTGCCGATGGACAGCGCGGATCCGGACGAGCGGCTGCGCCATGTCGTGGACCAAGCCGGCGGCATCGGCGCGTACGTCGTCGACGGATCCCGCGACCTCCCCGTCGGCACGGCCCGGGTACTCGTTCTGGACGAGCCGTGGCGTGCCGCGGCCGGGGAGGAGGGGGGCGGCGGCGGCGGAGGTGGCCGGGCGGTCGGTCAGGACGCCGCGGCATACGTGCTCCACACATCAGGGTCGACCGGCCGCCCGAAGAGCGTCGCCCTGACCCACCGGTCGCTGGTCAACATGCTGCTGTGGCACGACCGCACCCGCCCCGGCACCTGCCGCTCCCGGACCGCCCAGGTCTGCACCGCGAGCTTCGACTTCTCTTTCCACGAGATCTTCTCCACGCTCTGCTTCGGCGGCACCCTCGTCGTCGCCGACGACGAGGTCCGGCGCAACCCCGTCGCGCTGGCCGGGTTCCTCTCCGAGCAGCACATCGAGCGGCTGTTCGCCCCGGTGACCGTACTCAAGCAGCTGGCGGAGGCCGCCGCCGGGGGCACGGCCCCGCTGGTGCTCGCCGACGTGGTCACGACGGGGGAACGGCTCCGGGTCACGCCGGCGATGGCCGAGCTGTTCGGCCGCAGCGGCGCGCGGCTGCACAACCACTACGGCGCGACCGAGTTTCAGGACGCTGCCACCCACACCCTCAGCGGCGACCCCGGCAGCTGGCCCGCGAGCGTCCCCATCGGCAGGCCGATCGACAACGTCCGGGTCTACCTGCTGGACGCGGAGCTCCGGCAAGTACCGGTCGGCGCCGAGGGCGAGGTGTGCGTGGCGGGCGCGGGAGTGGCTCGGGGCTATCTCGGGAGCCCCGAGCTGACCGCCGAGCGCTTCGTCCCGGACCCCTACGGGGACGGCCTGCTCTACCGTACGGGCGACCTCGGCCGTGCCACGGCGGACGGCACCATCGAATGCCTGGGCAGGATGGACGATCAGATCAAGATCCAGGGCATGCGTGTCGAGCCCGGCGAGATCGAGGCGCTGCTGAGCGCTCGTCCGGACGTCCATGAGGCGGCGGTCCTCGCGCACGAGCTGGACGGTCACCCCCGGTTGGTGGCGTACCTGGTGCTGCGGAAGAAGGCGCGCCGGGACGGGGCGACTCGGCGGCTGCACCGGCACCTCGCCGGACTGCTTCCTCCGTACATGATGCCGGATGCCTACGTCGTCCTCGACGCGATGCCGCTGACCCCGAGTGGGAAGACGGACCGGCGCCGGCTCACTCCGCCCGCCGTCTTCGAGAGGCTTCAGGACGCCGGGCCCGCCCGCCCGGGATCACCCACCGAACAGCTCGTCATCGAGGTCTGGCAGGACGTCTTGCGCCTGGACTCGGTAGGCGCCGAGGACAACTTCTTCGAGATCGGCGGAACGTCCCTGCATGCGGTCGAGGTTCAGGACCTGCTCGCCGGGCAGCTCGGCCTCTCCGTCTCCGCCGCTGACATCTTCCGACAGCAGACGGTGCGGGAGCTGGCCGCCCAGCTCGACCGGGCGCGGACGGGCACCGGCCACGGTTGA
- a CDS encoding MFS transporter, producing the protein MRSPLLGQTEFRWFFSGRLISLLGSSMAPVALAFGVLDSTGSITDLGVVLAARMVPLLAFLLVGGATADRFSRKTVLVCANLGLTLTQGTVAGLVLSGHFSMPAVAALSVLDGVLTAFMTPALRGIVPRLVDKDQLRPANALLGSARNATKLLGPSLSGVLVVAVGSGPAIAFDALSYLLAAGCLVRLALPPSAPAERSAPLLTDIRAGWTEFRRIRWVWRVTLSFCVINLVQTGTWQVLGPSLTKQLGGEALWGVVLSAQGAGMLVMSTLLHRLTARHFLRLGLLMGALGALPFLVLGARADAGWLVGAAFVAGLGGSIAGISWDTSLQEHVPAGVLSRVTSYDDLLSYIAIPVGQLCVGPLAHAFGGFRVTVIAGIVYALTAVLPLASAAVRRLPHAQPEPAGAAADHCPTATPSGGTTP; encoded by the coding sequence AGACGGAGTTCCGGTGGTTCTTCTCGGGACGTCTGATCTCACTCCTCGGCAGCTCGATGGCTCCGGTCGCCCTCGCCTTCGGCGTCCTCGACTCGACGGGGAGCATCACCGACCTCGGGGTCGTGCTGGCGGCCCGCATGGTGCCGCTGCTCGCGTTCCTCTTGGTCGGCGGGGCGACGGCCGACCGGTTCTCCCGGAAGACGGTCCTGGTCTGCGCGAACCTGGGGCTGACGCTGACCCAGGGCACCGTTGCCGGACTCGTGCTGAGCGGCCACTTCTCGATGCCGGCTGTCGCCGCGCTCTCCGTACTCGACGGCGTCCTCACCGCGTTCATGACGCCGGCCCTGCGCGGCATCGTCCCGCGACTCGTCGACAAGGACCAACTCCGCCCGGCCAACGCCCTCCTGGGATCAGCTCGGAACGCGACCAAGCTCCTCGGGCCGAGCCTGTCGGGCGTCCTCGTCGTCGCGGTCGGCAGCGGCCCCGCCATCGCCTTCGACGCGCTGAGCTACCTCTTGGCCGCGGGCTGCCTGGTCCGCCTGGCCCTCCCGCCGAGCGCGCCCGCCGAGCGCTCAGCCCCGCTGCTCACCGACATCCGGGCCGGATGGACGGAGTTCCGCCGCATTCGCTGGGTGTGGCGGGTGACTCTCTCCTTCTGCGTGATCAACCTGGTGCAGACCGGCACCTGGCAGGTCCTCGGGCCCTCTCTCACCAAGCAGCTCGGCGGCGAGGCGCTATGGGGCGTCGTGCTCAGCGCGCAGGGCGCCGGGATGCTGGTGATGAGCACGCTCCTGCACCGGCTGACGGCCCGCCACTTTCTCAGGCTGGGGCTGCTCATGGGCGCGCTCGGCGCCCTGCCGTTCCTCGTGCTGGGCGCGAGGGCAGACGCCGGATGGCTGGTCGGGGCCGCGTTCGTGGCCGGACTCGGCGGATCCATCGCCGGAATCAGCTGGGACACCTCGCTCCAGGAGCACGTACCCGCCGGCGTCCTCTCCCGCGTCACCTCCTACGACGACCTGCTCTCCTACATCGCCATCCCGGTCGGGCAGCTCTGCGTCGGCCCGCTGGCCCATGCCTTCGGCGGCTTCCGGGTGACCGTGATCGCCGGCATCGTCTACGCCCTCACGGCCGTGCTCCCCCTGGCCTCCGCTGCCGTACGTCGACTGCCCCACGCCCAGCCCGAACCCGCCGGAGCGGCCGCCGACCACTGCCCCACCGCCACACCCTCTGGAGGAACGACGCCATGA